A section of the Telopea speciosissima isolate NSW1024214 ecotype Mountain lineage chromosome 3, Tspe_v1, whole genome shotgun sequence genome encodes:
- the LOC122655375 gene encoding uncharacterized protein LOC122655375 codes for MAAYLEVTKKLVSSFDEFEKSRVPRNENEKADALSRLSTEALAQLDRSVDIEQLFEPSHQVREVTPIDLEPSWMDPIVVYLRDDFLPEDKIEVHKVRGRAARYTLVEGQLYKRSVSSPLLKCLTPTHALNALTEVHRGICGSHMGECQICKRMLYNT; via the coding sequence ATGGCAGCCTACCTTGAAGTCACCAAGAAATTAGTAAGCTCGTTCGACGAGTTCGAGAAGAGCAGGGTGCCCAGGAACGAGAACGAGAAGGCAGACGCACTCTCACGACTATCAACAGAGGCGCTGGCTCAGTTGGACAGGTCAGTAGACATTGAACAGCTATTTGAGCCCTCCCACCAAGTCCGAGAGGTCACACCGATCGACTTGGAGCCCagttggatggacccaatcGTCGTCTACCTGAGGGATGACTTCCTGCCCGAAGATAAGATCGAAGTGCATAAGGTTCGAGGTCGCGCAGCTCGATATACACTGGTGGAGGGGCAGTTATACAAAAGATCAGTGTCCAGTCCGTTGCTGAAGTGCCTAACTCCTACCCACGCTTTGAACGCCTTGACAGAGGTACACCGTGGGATATGTGGCAGTCACATGGGAGAATGCCAAATATGCAAAAGGATGCTATACAATACGTGA